A window of the Paralichthys olivaceus isolate ysfri-2021 chromosome 5, ASM2471397v2, whole genome shotgun sequence genome harbors these coding sequences:
- the LOC109638734 gene encoding ubiquitin carboxyl-terminal hydrolase 22 isoform X2 gives MSPAGCSHVNGYKVDNWKQNLRVIYQCFVWSGTAETRRRKAKSCICHMCGAHLNRLHSCLYCVFFGCFTKKHIHEHAKNKRHNLAIDLLYGGIYCFVCQDYIYDKDMEQIAKEEQRKAWKLQGIGEKYTTWEPTKRELELLRHNPKRRKITTNCTIGLRGLINLGNTCFMNCIVQALTHTPLLRDFFLSDRHKCEMQSNSCLVCEMSQLFQEFYSGHRSPHIPFRLLHLVWTHARHLAGYEQQDAHEFLIAALDVLHRHCKGDTIRDDNGKKANNPNHCNCIIDQIFTGGLQSDVTCQVCHGVSTTIDPFWDISLDLPGSSTPFWPLSPGGDGSTVNGESHLSGSTTLTDCLRRFTRPEHLGSSAKIKCGGCHSYQESTKQLTMKKLPIVACFHLKRFEHSAKLRRKITTYVSFPLELDMTPFMASSKESRMNGQYQQTVDVLNNDNKYSLFAVVNHQGTLESGHYTSFIRQHKDQWFKCDDAIITKASIKDVLDSEGYLLFYHKQFLEYE, from the exons atgAGTCCGGCCGGGTGCTCCCATGTGAACGGTTATAAGGTGGATAATTGGAAACAAAATCTTCGGGTCATATACCAATGCTTTGTTTGGAGTGGTACTGCTGAGACCAGGAGAcgcaag GCCAAGTCGTGCATCTGTCACATGTGTGGCGCCCACCTGAACCGACTCCACTCTTGTCTCTACTGTGTCTTTTTTGGCTGTTTTACAAAGAAACACATCCACGAGCACGCAAAGAACAAGAGACACAATCTAG cGATAGACTTATTATACGGTGGAatatattgttttgtgtgtcaaGACTACATATACGACAAAGACATGGAGCAGATTGCCaaagaggaacagaggaaaGCGTGGAAATTGCAAG GCATAGGGGAGAAATACACAACATGGGAGCCGACCAAGAGGGAGCTAGAACTATTACGACACAATCCAAAGCGGAGGAAAATCACTACAAACTGTACCATAG GTTTACGAGGGTTAATAAACCTGGGCAACACATGTTTCATGAACTGTATTGTTCAGGCCCTAACACACACGCCACTGCTGCGAGACTTCTTCCTCTCCGACAGACACAAGTGCGAGATGCAATCAAACTCCTGTCTGGTGTGTGAGATGTCGCAGCTCTTTCAGGAG TTCTACTCGGGCCACCGTTCGCCCCACATTCCCTTCCGGCTGCTGCACCTGGTATGGACTCACGCACGTCACCTCGCAGGCTACGAGCAGCAAGACGCCCATGAGTTCCTCATCGCAGCGCTCGACGTTCTACACAGGCACTGCAAAGGGGACACTATCC GAGATGACAATGGGAAGAAGGCCAACAACCCAAACCACTGTAACTGCATCATTGACCAAATCTTCACTGGTGGCCTGCAATCAGATGTTACTTGTCAAGTTTGCCA CGGGGTTTCCACGACGATAGATCCATTCTGGGACATTAGTCTGGACCTGCCCGGCTCATCCACGCCTTTCTGGCCCCTCAGTCCGGGAGGGGATGGCAGCACAGTCAATGGAGAGAGCCACCTTTCAGGGTCCACCACACTCACAGACTGCCTACGCAG atttACGCGGCCTGAACATCTAGGAAGCAGTGCCAAAATCAAGTGTGGCGGTTGCCATAGTTACCAGGAATCCACCAAACAGCTGACAATGAAGAAGCTCCCCATCGTAGCGTGTTTCCATCTCAAA CGGTTTGAGCACTCTGCTAAACTGCGGAGGAAGATCACTACATACGTTTCCTTCCCTCTAGAGTTGGATATGACGCCTTTCATGGCATCAAG TAAAGAGAGCAGAATGAACGGGCAGTATCAACAGACAGTTGATGTATTAAACAACGACAATAA GTATTCCTTGTTTGCTGTGGTCAACCACCAAGGCACATTAGAGAGTGGCCACTACACC
- the LOC109638734 gene encoding ubiquitin carboxyl-terminal hydrolase 22 isoform X1, with the protein MSPAGCSHVNGYKVDNWKQNLRVIYQCFVWSGTAETRRRKVRQGDAGWTELAKSCICHMCGAHLNRLHSCLYCVFFGCFTKKHIHEHAKNKRHNLAIDLLYGGIYCFVCQDYIYDKDMEQIAKEEQRKAWKLQGIGEKYTTWEPTKRELELLRHNPKRRKITTNCTIGLRGLINLGNTCFMNCIVQALTHTPLLRDFFLSDRHKCEMQSNSCLVCEMSQLFQEFYSGHRSPHIPFRLLHLVWTHARHLAGYEQQDAHEFLIAALDVLHRHCKGDTIRDDNGKKANNPNHCNCIIDQIFTGGLQSDVTCQVCHGVSTTIDPFWDISLDLPGSSTPFWPLSPGGDGSTVNGESHLSGSTTLTDCLRRFTRPEHLGSSAKIKCGGCHSYQESTKQLTMKKLPIVACFHLKRFEHSAKLRRKITTYVSFPLELDMTPFMASSKESRMNGQYQQTVDVLNNDNKYSLFAVVNHQGTLESGHYTSFIRQHKDQWFKCDDAIITKASIKDVLDSEGYLLFYHKQFLEYE; encoded by the exons atgAGTCCGGCCGGGTGCTCCCATGTGAACGGTTATAAGGTGGATAATTGGAAACAAAATCTTCGGGTCATATACCAATGCTTTGTTTGGAGTGGTACTGCTGAGACCAGGAGAcgcaag GTGCGTCAGGGTGATGCAGGATGGACAGAGCTG GCCAAGTCGTGCATCTGTCACATGTGTGGCGCCCACCTGAACCGACTCCACTCTTGTCTCTACTGTGTCTTTTTTGGCTGTTTTACAAAGAAACACATCCACGAGCACGCAAAGAACAAGAGACACAATCTAG cGATAGACTTATTATACGGTGGAatatattgttttgtgtgtcaaGACTACATATACGACAAAGACATGGAGCAGATTGCCaaagaggaacagaggaaaGCGTGGAAATTGCAAG GCATAGGGGAGAAATACACAACATGGGAGCCGACCAAGAGGGAGCTAGAACTATTACGACACAATCCAAAGCGGAGGAAAATCACTACAAACTGTACCATAG GTTTACGAGGGTTAATAAACCTGGGCAACACATGTTTCATGAACTGTATTGTTCAGGCCCTAACACACACGCCACTGCTGCGAGACTTCTTCCTCTCCGACAGACACAAGTGCGAGATGCAATCAAACTCCTGTCTGGTGTGTGAGATGTCGCAGCTCTTTCAGGAG TTCTACTCGGGCCACCGTTCGCCCCACATTCCCTTCCGGCTGCTGCACCTGGTATGGACTCACGCACGTCACCTCGCAGGCTACGAGCAGCAAGACGCCCATGAGTTCCTCATCGCAGCGCTCGACGTTCTACACAGGCACTGCAAAGGGGACACTATCC GAGATGACAATGGGAAGAAGGCCAACAACCCAAACCACTGTAACTGCATCATTGACCAAATCTTCACTGGTGGCCTGCAATCAGATGTTACTTGTCAAGTTTGCCA CGGGGTTTCCACGACGATAGATCCATTCTGGGACATTAGTCTGGACCTGCCCGGCTCATCCACGCCTTTCTGGCCCCTCAGTCCGGGAGGGGATGGCAGCACAGTCAATGGAGAGAGCCACCTTTCAGGGTCCACCACACTCACAGACTGCCTACGCAG atttACGCGGCCTGAACATCTAGGAAGCAGTGCCAAAATCAAGTGTGGCGGTTGCCATAGTTACCAGGAATCCACCAAACAGCTGACAATGAAGAAGCTCCCCATCGTAGCGTGTTTCCATCTCAAA CGGTTTGAGCACTCTGCTAAACTGCGGAGGAAGATCACTACATACGTTTCCTTCCCTCTAGAGTTGGATATGACGCCTTTCATGGCATCAAG TAAAGAGAGCAGAATGAACGGGCAGTATCAACAGACAGTTGATGTATTAAACAACGACAATAA GTATTCCTTGTTTGCTGTGGTCAACCACCAAGGCACATTAGAGAGTGGCCACTACACC
- the med9 gene encoding mediator of RNA polymerase II transcription subunit 9, whose product MAAAQQKLEKENEDCSLLPLVHDIIKCMDKDSQDVHQELAKLKTKIQEAREQISNMPGIDCSPGEQQEQLATLREQVRTKNQLLQKYRSLCMFDVPKAS is encoded by the exons ATGGCGGCGGCTCAGCagaagctggagaaggagaACGAGGATTGCTCCTTGCTGCCTTTAGTTCATGACATTATCAAATG CATGGACAAGGACAGTCAGGACGTCCATCAGGAGCTGGCCAAGCTGAAGACAAAGATCCAGGAGGCTCGGGAGCAGATCTCCAACATGCCCGGGATCGACTGCAGCCCgggggagcagcaggagcagctggcCACGCTGCGGGAGCAGGTCCGCACCAAgaaccagctgctgcagaaatacAGGAGTCTGTGCATGTTTGACGTGCCCAAAGCATCGTGA
- the LOC109638704 gene encoding dexamethasone-induced Ras-related protein 1-like, which translates to MIKKMSPSDNEFDIPAKNCHRMVILGSTKVGKTAIISRFLNERFDDQYTPTIEDFHRKFYNIRGEVYQLDILDTSGNHPFPAMRRLSILTGDVFILVFSLDNRESFQEVQRLKRQIYETKSCLRNKTKENVDVPLVICGNKCDKDFYREVQEEEIERLVGGDEHCAYLEISAKKNTNVDQMFQTLFTMAKLPNEMSPDRHSKVSLQYCDVLHRKSFKNKKCKDGNAYGIVAPFARRPSVHSDLMYIKEKAVGGSQAKEKGCIIC; encoded by the exons ATGATTAAGAAAATGTCACCATCCGACAACGAGTTCGACATACCGGCCAAGAATTGCCACAGGATGGTGATCCTGGGCTCCACCAAAGTTGGGAAGACCGCCATCATCTCTCGGTTTCTGAACGAGAGGTTCGATGATCAGTACACGCCGACTATTGAGGattttcacaggaaattctacAACATCCGGGGAGAAGTTTACCAGCTGGACATTTTGGATACGTCTGGAAATCACCCCTTCCCTGCAATGAGGAGGCTTTCAATTCTTACTG GTGATGTGTTCATCTTGGTATTCAGTCTGGATAACAGGGAGTCCTTCCAGGAGGTGCAGCGCCTGAAGCGCCAGATCTACGAGACTAAGTCTTGCCTGCGAAACAAAACCAAGGAGAACGTGGACGTCCCGCTGGTGATCTGCGGCAACAAGTGCGACAAAGACTTCTACCGtgaggtgcaggaggaggagatcgAGCGGTTGGTGGGGGGAGACGAGCACTGCGCCTACTTAGAAATCTCGGCGAAGAAGAACACCAACGTGGACCAAATGTTTCAGACTCTCTTTACAATGGCAAAGCTGCCCAACGAAATGAGCCCCGACCGCCACAGCAAAGTGTCCCTACAGTACTGCGACGTCCTCCACAGAAAGTCCTTCAAAAACAAGAAGTGCAAAGACGGGAACGCATATGGGATTGTGGCCCCGTTTGCGCGGAGACCCAGCGTGCACAGTGACTTGATGTACATAAAGGAGAAGGCAGTAGGAGGCAGTCAGGCCAAAGAGAAAGGCTGCATCATATGCTGA